CGAACTGGGCAGGATGTGCAGACCCACCGGGCCCCGGCTACGGGCCTGCTGGGCAGGAGTGGTCATGACAGGTCGGCCAGGACGGTCTCGCCGGCGACCATGCGCTGGCCGACGCCGACCAGCGGCTGCGTCCCGACCGGCAGGTAGACGTCGAGTCGCGAACCGAAGCGGATCAAGCCGTAGGTATCGCCGATCGCCAGATGATCACCGGGCCGGGTTTCGCAGAGGATGCGCCGCGCCACCAGCCCGGCGACCTGCACGGCGATCACCTCGGCACCGTCGGCGGTGCGGATCCGCACGCTGTTGCGCTCGTTGTCTTCGGCGGCTTCGGCGCGGTCCGCGGACCCGAACCGGCCGGCCCGGTGCAGCACCTCGATCACCTCACCGCCGATCGGAGCCCGTTGCACGTGGGCGTCGAAGACCGACATGAAGATGCTCACCCGCGGCAATGGAGTATCGGGCAGGTCCAGCTCCGGCGGCGGAGGTGCCGAATCGACCAGGCAGACCACACCATCGGCGGGGGCCACCACCACACCGGGACGGGTGGGGGGCACCCGGTGCGGATGCCGGAAGAACCCGGCGCAGGCGCCCGCGGCCAGCAGCCCGGCACCGCGCAGCCAAGGCCGTTTGCGGCCCAGCAGAGCCACGCCCAGCGCACTGCCGACGAACGGCAGCCCGGCACTGTGCATCGGCGGCACCGTCGAGCGCACCAGCTCGATCAGGTGCCGAAGACCGCCGGGATCATCTGCTGCGCGGGGGCGTCTGGCCATTGGGCCATCTTAGAAGCTGGGCGGTTCAGCCGGTGAGGTCCCAGACTTCCACCTCGGTGCCCACCGGCAGCTCGGTCACTTCGTCGGCGATGTCCAGGAGGCAGTTGGCCGAAGCCAGGTAGCGCAGATGGTGCGAAGCCGGCGGCCCATAGTTGGTGACCGTCCCGGTTTCGTAGTCGAGCAGCCCGCGCCGGAACTGCCGCTTGCCGGCCGGTGAGACCAGTTTCTCGCTCAGTATCGCGGTGCGGCGCGGGCGATCCGCCTTGGACAGACCCATCGCGCGGCGCAGCGCGGGCCGGACGAAGACCTCGAAGGACACTTGGGCGCTGACCGGGTTGCCCGGCAGCGTGATGATGGTGGCTCCGGACCCAGGCGAGCCGACGCGGCCGATGCCCTGCGGCATCCCGGGCTGCATCGCCACCTTGACGAAGTGCACTCCCTGGTCGCCGTCGCGGCCGAAGACGTCCTTGACCACCTCGTAGGCTCCTGCGCTGACTCCGCCGCTGGTGATCACCAGATCCACCGCCCCCTCCCGCACGCCGTAGCGGTTGAGGACGTCGGTGAACGCGGCGGTGTCGTCGGCGACCGTCACCGCGGCCACCACCTCGGCGCCGGCGTCACGTACCGCGGCCGACAGCATCACCCCGTTGGATTCATAGATCTGGCCGGGCGCCAGCGGCGTGCCGGGTTTGATCAGTTCGGAACCGGTGGAGATCACCAGCACGCGTTGGCGGGGCCGCACCGTGAGCTCGGCCAGACCCAGTGCCGAAGCCAGGCCGGCCGCCGGCGCGCTGACGAGTTGCCCCGCCCAGAGCACGGTGGCGCCCTCGGCGACATCTCCACCGGCCCGACGGATGTGGCGGCCCTTGGCGGTGGCGGCGTTGATCTGGACCACATCGATGCCGCCGTCGGTGGCCTCGACGGGAATCACCCCGTCAGCGCCGTACGGGATCGGTGCCCCGGTCATGATGCGGTGCGCGGTGCCCGGTGTCAGCGTGGGGATATCGGTGCGTCCGGCCGGAATGTCTTCGGTGACAGGCAAACTCACCGGCGATTCGGGTGTCGCGTCGGCGATGTCATCGGCGAGCACGGCATAGCCGTCCATCCCGGAGTTGTCGAAGACCGGCAGCGAGATCGGTGCGATCACGTCCGCGGCCAGTACCAGTCCCTCGGCATCGGCCAGTGCGACCGTGACCGGTGGTCGGGCCGCGATCAGGTCGGTGACGGCCCGTTGGTGCTCTTCGACGGATCGCATCCCGACAGTCTGACTCAGACCGGGAAGGTGATTCCTGTCAGCTCCTGCGAGACCGTCCACAACCGCTGCTGCAATTCGACTTCGTGCGCCTGCTTGCTGGCGTCCACCAGCTTGGGATATCCGCGCTGCTCACCGATGCCGCTCGGACCGTAGTACTGCCCGCCGGTCACCTCTGCGTCGGTGGCGGCGCGCAGCGTGGGCAACGCGCCCATCGCGGCGCTCTGCACGACCAGAGGCATCAGCAAGCGGTCCGCGGGACGCAGTAATGGCGGCAGGTGCCGGTTCAGTTCGGTGTTGGCGGTGCCGGGGTGCGCCGCGACGGCGATGGTCGAGCGGCGTTTGGCGGCCAGTCGGCGCTGCAGTTCGTAGGTGAACATCAAGTTGGCCAGCTTGGACTGCCCGTAGGCGGCGATCCGGTTGTAGCCGTGCTCCCACTGCAGGTCGTCGAAGTGGATCGCGGCCATGATCCGGTGCGCCATGCTGCTGACGGTCACCACGCGGGACCCCTTCACCCGCATCATCCGCGGCAGCAGCAGGCCGGTCAGCGCGAAGTGCCCCAGATGGTTGACGCCGAACTGCAGCTCGAAGCCGTCGTCGGTGCGCTGTTTAGGGGTGTACATGACGCCGGCGTTGTTGATCAGCAGATCGATCCGGGGATGGGCGGTGCCCAAGGCCTCGGCGGCTTCGCGGATCGACGCGAGCGAACTGAGATCGAGTTCCTGGACCTCCACGCGTGCCTGCGGGCTGGCGCTGTGGATCCGTTTCGCCGCCGCGTCGCCCTTCTCGAGGTCGCGCACCGCCAGCACCACCAACGCGCCGTGCCCGGCGAGTATCTCCGCGGTGTGATAGCCGATTCCGGTGTTGGAGCCAGTGATTACCGCGACGCGGCCGGTTTGATCCGGCACGTCTTCCGCAGCCCACTTATCCCGGCTACTCATGTGACAAACGATACTCACGTGACGCATCGTGCGCCGGATGGTTTTTCGCCGGTCGCGCGGTCGCGCGGTCGACGGTGCGGCCGGGCCTGCGTCCTGACATCCTCTCCTACATGGCGCAGCACGCAGACGGGTCCCCGGCGATCAGCCTGGTCGATCCCACCAATAAGCCCAGCTCCCGAGCGCCGTTGGTCTGGGCGCTGGTCGGTGCGGTGCCCTGGTTGTTTCTGGCGCTGTTACAGGTGGGTTGGGCGCTAGCCGATGAGCGGTTGGCCTGGCTGCACACCGCCGCTCTGGCGGTCACCGCGCTGGGGCTGCTGGTGTCGGCGGTGATCGCCCCGCTGTGGCGCTACCGGGTGCACCGGTGGGACGTCAGTGACCAGGCTGTGTTCACCCGCACCGGCTGGATGGTGCAGGAGCGCCGGATCGCGCCGATCTCGCGGGTGCAGACCGTCGACACCTACCGGGGCCCGCTGGACCGGCTGCTGGGGCTGGCCAATGTGCGGGTCACCACCGCGTCGTCGGCGGGCGCGGTGCACATCGTGGCGCTGGATGCCCCCGTCGCCGACCGCATCGTGGCGCAATTGACCGACATCGCGGCGCTGGGTCCCGAGGACGCCACGTGATGGTCAGGGCCGAATTCGGCGGCTAGCCACAACGAGCAAGCTTTCCCCGATCACTCCATCGAGCGATCACCTGGCCGGCGAAATCGAGCATCTCGTCGAGGGTGGGAAACATGGCGAAGGCGTCCACGATCGCCTCATCAGCACCGGTGCCGGCGAGGCGCTCGAGTTTGCCGGCAACCGTGTCAACCGATGTGCCCGGTTCGAGGTTGATCCGCATGGCTGTTCTGAGCGCGTCCGGATCGCGGTCCGCGTCCTTGGCGGCATGGCGCGCGATCGACCACAGGTGGTCGGTGACCTCGTCCTGCAGCCCCTCGACACCGAGCCAGCCGGTACCGCTGCGGCCGACCCTGCGCATCGCGGCCTCGCTGGCACCGCCGATCCAGATGGGCGGACCACCGGGCTGCACCGGGCGCAGGTCGGCATGGACCGGAGGCAGCGAGAAGAACTCGCTGTCCCAGGACACCGGGGTGGTCGTCCACCACTCGTGCAGGAACGCCAGCACGTCATCGAGCATCTGCCCGCGTCGGTGCCAGTTCGCGCTGCGGGCGATGTCGTGTTCGTCCTTCATCCATCCGATTCCCACACCCACGTCGAGGCGGCCTTCGCTGAGTACGTCGAGTGTGGTCAGCAGCCGGGCCAGGTGCACCGGCTCGTAGTAGAACGTGCTGAGCGTGCTGGCGTTCAGTCGAATCCGGCTGGTCGCCGTCGCGGCGACGGTCCACACCAGCACCGGGTCGAGGTAGCGGGTCATCTGCGGCGGGTACGGCTGCTCTTTGCCCGGATAGGTGCTCTGCATATCGACCGGCGTCACCAGGCGATCGCCGACCCACAGCGTGTCGTAGCCAAGGTCCTCGAGTCCACGGCAGAACTCGCCCAGCCCGGCGGCGCTGCTGACAGCGGGTCCGACGAACGGAAGTGCGAAACCAAGTTTCATCATAAATCCTTTCAGTGATTCATCAACCATTGCTGGGGCGTGCAACGCCCCTGCTCGCTCATGGCTTGGATCGGCGGCGCTGCGGTTCAGGCGGCGGCGGTGGCGCCGAGGGCGAAGTCGTAGTTCCCCACCCCGTGGCGGGCCAGGCCCATCATGACCAGGCCCGTTCCTTCCAGCCAGTGCGCCATGTTCAGGCCGCCGACATCCAGCGGGCGCAACGCCAGGCTCTCGATGAACTCCGCGACGGCCGCCTTGGCGCGCGCGTCGTCGCCGGCGAGGAAGACGTCGAGCGGCCGGCCCTGGGTCAGGACAACACCGAAGATGGTGTTGAAGGCCTTCACCACGCTGGCGCTGGCCGGGGCCGCCTTGGCGACTTGCTGCGCGATCGAGGTGCCCTCGGGGGTGGCCAGCCCGTCGGCCGCAGGGTTGAAGGGGTTGCTGATGTCGACGATGACTTTGCCTGCCAGGGCGTCGCCGTACTGGGCGACGACCGGAACGACGTTGGCGTACAACAGCGAAACGATGACGATGTGCCCGGCCGGTACGGCGCCGAACTCTCCAGTTGTGGCGCCGCCGCCGAGAGTCTTGGCCAGGTCGGCGGCCTTGGCCTGATCGCGGCCGATGATCTCGACGGTGTTGCCGCCCGCTACCGCGAGCTCGCCGATGGCGCGGGCCATGTTCCCGGTGCCGATGATGCTGATGCTGTTCATGAGGTGTCCCATCTATACTGACGCTCGAAAAGGTTGATTCTTCAACCTTAAGTCCGGTTTGGTGATGTGTCAACAAATATGGGGGAGGTGCGGAGACCGATGGAACCGAACTGGCTCAACCCGCGTGAAGACCGCGCGTGGCGGGCCTTCGTGCACGCGCATCAACAGATCGAGGCTCACCTCAACCGCCGCCTGCAGAAATCAGGCCTGTCCGGGGCCGACTACGAGGTTCTGGCGGTGCTTTCGGCTCTCGACGAAGACCGCATGCCCGCCCATGCACTGTGCAAAGCACTGAGCTGGGAGAAGAGCCGTCTCTCCCATCAGGTGCGGCGCATGCAGAAAGACGGGCTGATCAGTCGGGAGCCCAACCCCGAGGACGCCCGCAGCACCATGGTCTGCCTGTTGCCGGCTGGCCGCGCCGCCATCGAGAAGGCAGCGCCCGGCCACGTGGAGGACGTGCGCCGAAATTTCATCGATCTGCTCACTCCGGCTGAGCTCGACATGTTCGCCGCTCTCAACGAACGAATCCTGCACCACCTGGCCACCGACGACGATGCCGCCGGCGAAGACGAGGCCTCGTAGCCTTCGTGCGGTTACGGTTCCATGCAGGGCGCGGCGAGATGCCGACCGGCAGGCGGATTTTGCCCAGGTACGGAGAAGGCGAATGAACAGCACACAGCGCGCTGATCAGTGGCAGCGGCTGAGCCCCCGGATGCTGCTGGTGCATCCGCTGCACGAAGTGCTGCGTGAACTGCCGCTGCTGATCGCGGTGGTGGTGTTCGGTTCGGCGACCGACAACCGGCCCTGGGTGCTGGCGGTGGTGTCGGTGATCGCCGTGGTGGGTGTGACGCGCTGGTTCACCACCACCTACCGCATCGAGCCTGACCCTGAGGCCGGCCGGGTGCAGCTGCGCTCCGGACTGTTGCGCCGCAAGGTGCTCTCGGTGCCCCGCAACCGGATTCGCTCGGTGGAGACCGACGCCCGGCTGTTGCATCGGATCCTGGGACTGACGGTGTTGCGAGTCAGCACGGGTCAGCATGCCGCCGCGGATAGCGCCTTCGAGCTGAACGCGGTCGAGAGCAGCGAGGTCCCTCGACTGCGCGCGACGTTGCTGTCCCACACCGGACAAGCCGCGGGGGCTGCGACCGGAGCGGCGCCCGCCCCAGCGACGGTGCTGGCGCGGTGGCGGCCGTCGTGGTTGCGCTACAGCCCGCTGAGCCTGTCCGGGCTGGTGATGGTCGGGGCCGCGGTGGGGGCGCTGTACCAGAGCGGAGTCTGGGCGGCGCTGGAGGATTCGCCGGTGAGCCGGTCTTGGCTTCAGGCCGCTGAACAGTTCGGTGTCCAGCAGAGCCTGACGCTGATCGCTGCCCTGCTGGTGGTGCTCTCGATGCTGTTGGCGGTGCTGCGCTCTTTGGTGACCTACGGAAACCTGGTGTTGTCCCGCAGTTCCGGGACAAGCGGTGATGTCCTGGCGTTGAGCTACGGCCTACTGCGGGTGCGCGAGCACAACTACGACATGCGCCGGTTGCGCGGCGGAACGCTACGCCGGCCGCTGCTGGTGCGGCTGTTCGGCGGCGCGCGGCTGGACGCGGCGATGACCGGGGTCAACGGGGAAGGGGAGTCATCGATCCTGCTGCCGCCCTGCCCGCGGGCCACCGCCGAGGGCGTCTTGACCGGCTTGGTCGCCGACCCCGTGGTGGTCACCGGCCCGCTGCGCAAGCACGGCCCGGCGGCGACTCGTCGGCGCTGGACTCGGGCGCTGCTGCTGCCGGTGGCTATTGGGGCCGGCCTCGCGATCGCGACGGCATTCGTTGAGCTACCGACGTGGTGCTGGCCGGCTTGGGGGGTAGTGACGGTGGTTGCCGCGCTGCTGGCCGTCGACCGGGTGCGCGCCCTGGGGCACAGCGTCGATGCGCACTGGCTGTCGGCGCGCACCGGCAGTTGGGAGCAGCGGCGTTACTGCATCGCCACCGCGGGCATCGTCGGTTGGACGGTGCGCCAGAGCTGGTTTCAGCGCCGCGCCGGGGTGGCCACCCTGATCGCGGCCACCGCCGCGGGCGTCAAGGCCTACCGGGTGATCGACGTGCCGCAGGAGTGGGCGTGGTCGGTGGCCGCGCGGGCATCGCCCTGGGTGGCGCATAGCGCCTGGGCGCGACAGGGCTGAGCCCTCTTCAGCCTGGTGGCGCCCACTCACCGGGTTAGGGCGTGCCGTCGGATCCCTGGCTTCCCGGGGCGGCGTCGCCGGTTCCGGAGGTAAATGCGACACCGCCCCGACCGCCGATGCCTCCGCCTGCCGCGCCGTTACCGCCGTCACCGCCGACGGCGTCCTGCGTCGATGCGCCGTTGCGGATGGTCGCGTTGCCGCCGTTGCCGCCGTTGCCGCCGTTGCCGCCGGTTCCCGCACCGCCAGCAGCGCCGTCTGCTCCGTTGGCGGCGATGGCCTTACCCTTCCCGTAGGTCTCCGCGTTGCCGCCGTTGCCGCCGTTGCCGCCGCCGGCTGCACCGCTCCCGGCGGTACCGGCTTGGCCGCCGACGGCGTCCTGCGTCGATGCGCTGTTGTGGATGTACGCACTGCCGCCGTTGCCGCCGTTGCCGCCGGTTCCCGCACCGCCAGCAGCGCCGTCTGCTCCGTTGGCGGCGATGGCCTTACCCTTCCCGTAGGTCTCCGCGTTGCCGCCGTTGCCGCCGTTGCCGCCGCCGGTTGCACCGCTCCCGGCGGCCCCGGCCTGGCCGCCGACGGCGTCCTGCGTCGATGCGCTGTTGTCGATGGCCGCGGTGCCGCCGTTGCCGCCGTTGCCGCCGGTTCCGGTGCCACCGTCAGCGCCGGCTGCTCCGTTGGCGGCGATGGCTTTGCCTGTGCCCTCGGTGTACGCGCCACCGCCGTTGCCGCCGTTGCCGCCGCCGGCTGCACCGCTCCCGGCGGCCCCGGCCTGGCCGCCGACGGCGTCCTGTGTCGAGGCGCTGTTGCGGATGGTCGCGTTGCCGCCGTTGCCGCCGTTGCCGCCGGTTCCCGCACCGCCAGCAGCGCCGTCTGCTCCGTTGGCGGCGATGGCCTTACCTTTCCCGTAGGTCTCCGCGTTGCCGCCGTTGCCGCCGTTGCCGCCGCCGGCTGCACCGCTCCCGGCAGCCCCGGCCTGGCCGCCGACGGCGTCCTGTGTCGAGGCGCTGTTTTCGATGGCCGCGGTGCCGCCGTTGCCGCCGTTTCCGCCGGTTCCCGCACCGCCTGCGCCGCCGTCTGCTCCGTTGGCGGCGATGGCCTTGCCTGTGCCCACGGTGTACGCGTTGCCGCCGTTGCCGCCGTTGCCGCCGCCGGCTGCACCGCTCCCGGCGGCCCCGGCCTGGCCGCCGACGGCGTCCTGTGTCGAGGCGCTGTTGCCGATGGTCGCGTTGCCGCCGTTGCCGCCGTTGCCGCCGGTTCCCGTACCGCCTGCGCCGCCGGCTGCTCCGTTGGCGGCGATGGCCTTACCGGTCACGCTGGAGGTGTACGCGTTGCCGCCGTTGCCGCCGTTGCCGCCGCCGGCTGCACCGCTCCCGGCGGCCCCGGCCTGGCCGCCGACGGCGTCCTGCGTCGAGGCGCTGTGGATGGCCGCGTTGCCGCCGTTGCCGCCGTTTCCGCCGGTTCCGGTGCCACCGTCAGCGCCGGCTGCTCCGTTGGCGGCGATGGCTTTGCCTGTGCCCTCGGTGTACGCGTTGCCGCCGTTGCCGCCGTTGCCGCCGCCGGCTGCACCGCTCCCGGCGGCCCCGGCCTGGCCGCCGACGACGTCCTGCGTCGAGGCGCTGTGGATGGCCGCGTTGCCGCCGTTGCCGCCGTTGCCGCCGGTTCCCGCACCGCCTGCGCCGCCGGCTGCTCCGTCGGTGGCGATGACCTTACCCATCCCGTAGGTGAGCGCGTTGCCGCCGTTGCCGCCGTTGCCGCCGCCGGCTGCACCGCTCCCGGCGGCCCCGGCCTGGCCGCCGACGGCATCCTGCGCCGATGCACCTTTGTAGATGTACGCGCCGCCGCCGTTGCCGCCGTTGCCGCCGGTTCCCGCACCGCCTGCGCCGCCGGCTGCTCCGTCGGTGGCGATGACCTTACCCATCCCGTAGGTGAGCGCGTTGCCGCCGTTGCCGCCGTTGCCGCCGCCGGCTGCACCGCTCCCGGCGGCCCCGGCCTGGCCGCCGACGGCGTCCTGCGTCGATGCACTGTTGTAGATCTCCGCGTTGCCGCCGTTGCCGCCGTTGCCGCCGGTTCCGCTGCCCCCGTCGGCACCGGCTGCTCCGTTGCTGGCGATGGCCTTGCCCGTCCCGGTGGTGTTTGCGTTGCCGCCGTTGCCGCCGTTGCCGCCGCCGGCTGCACCACTGCCGGCGGCCCCGGCCTGGCCGCCGACGGCATCCTGCGCCGATGCACCTTTGTAGATGTACGCGCCACCGCCGTTGCCGCCGTTGCCACCGGTTCCCGCACCGCCTGCGCCGCCGGCTGCTCCGTCGGTGGCGATGACCTTACCCATCCCGTAGGTGACCGCGTTGCCGCCGTTGCCGCCGTTGCCGCCGCCGGCTGCACCACTGCCGGCGGTACCGGCTTGACCGCCGACGGCGTCCTGCGTCGAGGCGCTGT
The window above is part of the Mycolicibacter sp. MU0102 genome. Proteins encoded here:
- a CDS encoding TIGR03619 family F420-dependent LLM class oxidoreductase codes for the protein MKLGFALPFVGPAVSSAAGLGEFCRGLEDLGYDTLWVGDRLVTPVDMQSTYPGKEQPYPPQMTRYLDPVLVWTVAATATSRIRLNASTLSTFYYEPVHLARLLTTLDVLSEGRLDVGVGIGWMKDEHDIARSANWHRRGQMLDDVLAFLHEWWTTTPVSWDSEFFSLPPVHADLRPVQPGGPPIWIGGASEAAMRRVGRSGTGWLGVEGLQDEVTDHLWSIARHAAKDADRDPDALRTAMRINLEPGTSVDTVAGKLERLAGTGADEAIVDAFAMFPTLDEMLDFAGQVIARWSDRGKLARCG
- a CDS encoding SDR family NAD(P)-dependent oxidoreductase translates to MSSRDKWAAEDVPDQTGRVAVITGSNTGIGYHTAEILAGHGALVVLAVRDLEKGDAAAKRIHSASPQARVEVQELDLSSLASIREAAEALGTAHPRIDLLINNAGVMYTPKQRTDDGFELQFGVNHLGHFALTGLLLPRMMRVKGSRVVTVSSMAHRIMAAIHFDDLQWEHGYNRIAAYGQSKLANLMFTYELQRRLAAKRRSTIAVAAHPGTANTELNRHLPPLLRPADRLLMPLVVQSAAMGALPTLRAATDAEVTGGQYYGPSGIGEQRGYPKLVDASKQAHEVELQQRLWTVSQELTGITFPV
- a CDS encoding PH domain-containing protein — its product is MAQHADGSPAISLVDPTNKPSSRAPLVWALVGAVPWLFLALLQVGWALADERLAWLHTAALAVTALGLLVSAVIAPLWRYRVHRWDVSDQAVFTRTGWMVQERRIAPISRVQTVDTYRGPLDRLLGLANVRVTTASSAGAVHIVALDAPVADRIVAQLTDIAALGPEDAT
- a CDS encoding MarR family winged helix-turn-helix transcriptional regulator codes for the protein MEPNWLNPREDRAWRAFVHAHQQIEAHLNRRLQKSGLSGADYEVLAVLSALDEDRMPAHALCKALSWEKSRLSHQVRRMQKDGLISREPNPEDARSTMVCLLPAGRAAIEKAAPGHVEDVRRNFIDLLTPAELDMFAALNERILHHLATDDDAAGEDEAS
- a CDS encoding phosphatidylserine decarboxylase, producing MARRPRAADDPGGLRHLIELVRSTVPPMHSAGLPFVGSALGVALLGRKRPWLRGAGLLAAGACAGFFRHPHRVPPTRPGVVVAPADGVVCLVDSAPPPPELDLPDTPLPRVSIFMSVFDAHVQRAPIGGEVIEVLHRAGRFGSADRAEAAEDNERNSVRIRTADGAEVIAVQVAGLVARRILCETRPGDHLAIGDTYGLIRFGSRLDVYLPVGTQPLVGVGQRMVAGETVLADLS
- the glp gene encoding gephyrin-like molybdotransferase Glp produces the protein MRSVEEHQRAVTDLIAARPPVTVALADAEGLVLAADVIAPISLPVFDNSGMDGYAVLADDIADATPESPVSLPVTEDIPAGRTDIPTLTPGTAHRIMTGAPIPYGADGVIPVEATDGGIDVVQINAATAKGRHIRRAGGDVAEGATVLWAGQLVSAPAAGLASALGLAELTVRPRQRVLVISTGSELIKPGTPLAPGQIYESNGVMLSAAVRDAGAEVVAAVTVADDTAAFTDVLNRYGVREGAVDLVITSGGVSAGAYEVVKDVFGRDGDQGVHFVKVAMQPGMPQGIGRVGSPGSGATIITLPGNPVSAQVSFEVFVRPALRRAMGLSKADRPRRTAILSEKLVSPAGKRQFRRGLLDYETGTVTNYGPPASHHLRYLASANCLLDIADEVTELPVGTEVEVWDLTG
- a CDS encoding PE family protein, translating into MAGAGTALGAYLALGMVPLTTGAPQAQADFLDDLFDPTVWSTWMDPSAWAPPVETLPVDALPAADTDWLGDLYLDLHGQVDALLANSANSWWLDLINMPSVWVFGRDLIGDGIDEFDGANTSLLGWTGWFGDLGDGGFLAGDGGLGVTGGVGGMAGMFGNGGDGGSGLNAWDNNDVAGDGGTGGSGGWLFGNGGDGGTGGAGATGADGIDGVFAGDSGGDGLAGVVGGNGGSGGHGGWWFGAGGNGGAGGHGGNGGTGGEGITGAMGSFVTGDGAGQDGGNGGTGGGGGNGGSGGAGGGRGLFGTAGVSGDGGNGGSGGDAGTPGSGGDGAAGQWGKTGSEGANGAGGDGGNAGTSAAGEAGLGGLRGAGGTGGTDGAQGAAGTPSAATGIRGGNGGNGAFGSDARPHAGNGGHGGAGGIGTGGNGGNGGRAEIYNSASTQDAVGGQAGTAGSGAAGGGNGGDGGAAYTTGTGKAIGGIGAAGADGGTGTGGNGGNGGVASIYNSASAQDAVGGQAGTAGSGAAGGGNGGDGGNADTTGTGKAIGGNGAAGADGGAGTGGNGGNGGVAYIHNSASAHDAVGGQAGTAGSGAAGGGNGGNGGDANTAGTGKAIASNGAAGADGGSGTGGNGGNGGSAYNYNSASTQDAVGGQAGTAGSGAAGGGNGGNGGNAVTYGMGKVIATDGAAGGAGGAGTGGNGGNGGGAYIYKGASAQDAVGGQAGAAGSGAAGGGNGGNGGNANTTGTGKAIASNGAAGADGGSGTGGNGGNGGNAEIYNSASTQDAVGGQAGAAGSGAAGGGNGGNGGNALTYGMGKVIATDGAAGGAGGAGTGGNGGNGGGAYIYKGASAQDAVGGQAGAAGSGAAGGGNGGNGGNALTYGMGKVIATDGAAGGAGGAGTGGNGGNGGNAAIHSASTQDVVGGQAGAAGSGAAGGGNGGNGGNAYTEGTGKAIAANGAAGADGGTGTGGNGGNGGNAAIHSASTQDAVGGQAGAAGSGAAGGGNGGNGGNAYTSSVTGKAIAANGAAGGAGGTGTGGNGGNGGNATIGNSASTQDAVGGQAGAAGSGAAGGGNGGNGGNAYTVGTGKAIAANGADGGAGGAGTGGNGGNGGTAAIENSASTQDAVGGQAGAAGSGAAGGGNGGNGGNAETYGKGKAIAANGADGAAGGAGTGGNGGNGGNATIRNSASTQDAVGGQAGAAGSGAAGGGNGGNGGGAYTEGTGKAIAANGAAGADGGTGTGGNGGNGGTAAIDNSASTQDAVGGQAGAAGSGATGGGNGGNGGNAETYGKGKAIAANGADGAAGGAGTGGNGGNGGSAYIHNSASTQDAVGGQAGTAGSGAAGGGNGGNGGNAETYGKGKAIAANGADGAAGGAGTGGNGGNGGNGGNATIRNGASTQDAVGGDGGNGAAGGGIGGRGGVAFTSGTGDAAPGSQGSDGTP
- a CDS encoding PH domain-containing protein; protein product: MNSTQRADQWQRLSPRMLLVHPLHEVLRELPLLIAVVVFGSATDNRPWVLAVVSVIAVVGVTRWFTTTYRIEPDPEAGRVQLRSGLLRRKVLSVPRNRIRSVETDARLLHRILGLTVLRVSTGQHAAADSAFELNAVESSEVPRLRATLLSHTGQAAGAATGAAPAPATVLARWRPSWLRYSPLSLSGLVMVGAAVGALYQSGVWAALEDSPVSRSWLQAAEQFGVQQSLTLIAALLVVLSMLLAVLRSLVTYGNLVLSRSSGTSGDVLALSYGLLRVREHNYDMRRLRGGTLRRPLLVRLFGGARLDAAMTGVNGEGESSILLPPCPRATAEGVLTGLVADPVVVTGPLRKHGPAATRRRWTRALLLPVAIGAGLAIATAFVELPTWCWPAWGVVTVVAALLAVDRVRALGHSVDAHWLSARTGSWEQRRYCIATAGIVGWTVRQSWFQRRAGVATLIAATAAGVKAYRVIDVPQEWAWSVAARASPWVAHSAWARQG
- a CDS encoding NADPH-dependent F420 reductase, whose translation is MNSISIIGTGNMARAIGELAVAGGNTVEIIGRDQAKAADLAKTLGGGATTGEFGAVPAGHIVIVSLLYANVVPVVAQYGDALAGKVIVDISNPFNPAADGLATPEGTSIAQQVAKAAPASASVVKAFNTIFGVVLTQGRPLDVFLAGDDARAKAAVAEFIESLALRPLDVGGLNMAHWLEGTGLVMMGLARHGVGNYDFALGATAAA